CGACACGATTCGAACGTGCGACCTCTGCGTCCCAAACGCAGCGCTCTAGCCAAGCTGAGCTACGCCCCGCAACTTAATCAGAGGCACAGTTTAGAGAGACACGATGAAGCCGTCAATGGTTCTCTGTGTTCTCTTCCAAAAATATGTAACCTCTACTGATGCAAGCAGATATTTAAACCATCATCAGCATTAAGCGAGGATTTCTTTAATCAAATTTCCATGAACGTCGGTCAGGCGGCGATCGAGGCCATTATTATAGTAGGTCAGCTTATCATGCTGGAAACCGAGCAGATGCAGGGCGGTCGCGTAAAAATCCCAGACGGTGGTCGGATTGAGCTCGGCCCGGCGACCAAACTCGTCAGTGGCACCATAGCTGGTGCCCCCTTTAATACCGGCCCCCATCATCCAGCAGGTGAAGCCATCCGGATTGTGATCGCGGCCGAGCGTCCCCGATTGATGTGTGGGCATACGTCCGAATTCTGTGGTCCAGAGCACGAGCGTTTCGTCTAACAGGCCACGCTGTTTCAGATCGGTAAGCAGCGCCGCCGTCGGTTGATCAAAGATGGGACAGTGTCGTTCGTAGTCGGCTTTGAGCGTTTTGTGAGCGTCCCAGTTCAACAGGCCATCCACGCCTGATGCCCGCGAGGAACAGTAAAGATTCAGATAGCGCACGCCCCGCTCCAGGAACCGTCGCGCCAGCAGACAGTTGCGCGCGTAGGACGCTTTCAGCTTATTGGGGTCTCCCGTGCCATACTGTTCGTGAATCGACTTGGGTTCGGAAGCGAGGTTCGAGACTTCGGGTGCCGACAACTGCATGCGGGCCGCAAGTTCGTAGGCTTCGATCCGCGCCTGCAGATCGGTGTTGCCCGGCCGCTGTTCGGCGTGTTTCTGATCGAGGAACTTTAAGAACGCACGCGTGGCTTTCTCTTCTTTGGGTGAAATCCCTTCGGGAATT
The sequence above is a segment of the Gimesia algae genome. Coding sequences within it:
- a CDS encoding DUF1501 domain-containing protein encodes the protein MLNPFDQFTTRRLLQQVHSRRSFFSSVYTGMAGLGLTNLLLNDLSAANSKSGNSKQNKDWQPGVDETHFPPKAKRVLQIFCPGAASHMDLWEHKPSLEKYHGKPLPGEENFVSFQGKNGNLMKSPWAFKPQGETGKMCTTMLPHMSRHVDDIAFIHSMTTKTNTHGPGCVFMNTGHDTEGYPSAGAWLGYALGSENENLPAYIAIPDIRGEPPNGKANWSNGFLPAQHQAIVMNAQSPIRNLKIPEGISPKEEKATRAFLKFLDQKHAEQRPGNTDLQARIEAYELAARMQLSAPEVSNLASEPKSIHEQYGTGDPNKLKASYARNCLLARRFLERGVRYLNLYCSSRASGVDGLLNWDAHKTLKADYERHCPIFDQPTAALLTDLKQRGLLDETLVLWTTEFGRMPTHQSGTLGRDHNPDGFTCWMMGAGIKGGTSYGATDEFGRRAELNPTTVWDFYATALHLLGFQHDKLTYYNNGLDRRLTDVHGNLIKEILA